TGGAGGCATCTCGGGCACATTTAGAATCTCCATTGTTCCAAAAACCATGGACATATCGGTGGACTTTAGGTAGTGCACATATTTTCTCAGCTCAACAATGGTAGCTTTTAAAGTTGTCACCTCATCGGTGGCTCCTTGACCACGCTCACACACCGTTATCCTTGCTACAAGCGTATCAATATCGGTGCTCAATGGTGTCACAGCAGCAGTCAAAGCAGCCTGAATCATATCAAGAATGAAGGTTTCGAGGCTGGCTGCCGGAAGATCCGCAGAATAAGTAAGATGTCCCATTTGAAGTACTGATGCCTAGGTGATCGGGGTCCGAAAGACAGCAGCAACAGCAGTTCTAGGAGGCAGTACAACAACAGAACAAATAGGGGCATCAAAAGATAGAGCACAAGGAGTACCTGAAGGACCAGGGATCCTAGTAagcaaagatgcctctgcaggtgATAGGTTTGTGTCCACAGTCGGGGAAAAATCTACCGGGGCtactttcttcttttgtttagCTTAGTCCTTTAAATATTCTGCCTCGATCCTCCGGATATCGATATAGGATGTGGGAATCATTTCCACATCTTTCATGGCATCTCTAGGCCCAAGCTCGTCTGCACAGCTTGGTGATCAGTACTGGGAAAGGAAGTGAGGTCTGGCGCTGCTTTGCACGCATTAGAATATCTGAAGCAATGATCATCCCTAAATTTATACTAGTTTCCTTTATGATGCAACCCAGACAGGCAGCCTTAGCAACGCGATGGAAtgactcattctgggatgaCATGATTGTGCTGCTGATAAAATCGAACCAGAATCTTGCAGCAACGTTCAGgtctttattttcaattgagCCCCTTCTTCGAACCATTTTAGAGTGGCATCTAAAATTAGTGAggctaaccactttttcatcTCCTCCAGCTTATGTGTTCTGATCAAGTGCTAGTAGTGATAATTAATACTCGTGGACATGCCCAAGACTGTGTTGATAGCATCACTGTCACAAGTTACCTTTCTACCTCTGACAACCACATAGTCAACTTTATTGAAAGTTGTTGCTTGATTTTTTCTCTGGGGTATAAATGCACCATATGCACTTAAGAATTCTCTAACCCATCTTGGAATATAAGAACTACAGGGTTTGGTGAAGATTTGGAAGTTGTGGTGTTTCAGGCAATCCATTATCTCCAGGTACCTGTCGATAACCCTATCTACAGACAGACGCTTTTCCTCAGGGATCGTCCTCAGTCCCATAGTTTTCAATCTATTCATTGACTTGGGTGGAGGACCCTGTACCAGAGGTGTCAACACATTGCTTGTTCTTGGACTGGAGGAATAGGTGTGGTAGTTTACGGATTCCTAATCCTAGATGGATCAGTCCTCTTATTAGATCGTAACTCCATCCTCTATGCTATGACAAGATCATCATCCCCAGACTCTGTAGTTTCAGGCTACTGATGCTCATCCTCACCTTTAGATGGGGTGAGGTAAGTAGCATAAATATCATCGTTGTCTGAGCTTGCTTCAGATAAC
This genomic stretch from Solanum stenotomum isolate F172 chromosome 10, ASM1918654v1, whole genome shotgun sequence harbors:
- the LOC125842828 gene encoding uncharacterized protein LOC125842828, giving the protein MGHLTYSADLPAASLETFILDMIQAALTAAVTPLSTDIDTLVARITVCERGQGATDEVTTLKATIVELRKYVHYLKSTDMSMVFGTMEILNVPEMPPTTTGHKDRMEQTVEPESKADIGEEMMGETEGGADEDLTETEAPMIDRVVQASLAITPFAVSSEDGSSR